The following coding sequences lie in one Mycobacterium sp. DL440 genomic window:
- a CDS encoding phosphate/phosphite/phosphonate ABC transporter substrate-binding protein, producing the protein MKFRTARTSAQIATVAAASAALVLSGCSSSDNSDAKTAQGFPETLTLAAIPAENSTDLKASYQPLIKLLEKETGAKVEFVQASDYAGVVEGIIADNVDLAFFGPFAYVVAGVNGAKVTPVGAVIQEQGAKPGYQSYGLARANEANVNGLKDFAGKKVCFVDPSSTSGFLYPTAGLIEAGVVKSGSEGDISAAMSPIYAGGHDSSALAIANGDCDAGFAFDTMVDKTMIAKGDLKPGQLKTVWKSEMIAGSVFAANDSLGGEAIGKLKTLFADKVNVPNLEAEGFCQGDACRTTDERAWGFVPVEDSDYSGVRHVCDVTGSEKCKG; encoded by the coding sequence ATGAAGTTCCGTACCGCTCGCACCTCAGCCCAGATCGCAACCGTGGCCGCCGCCAGCGCCGCCCTCGTCCTGTCCGGCTGTTCGAGTTCTGACAACTCCGACGCCAAGACCGCCCAGGGCTTCCCCGAGACCCTCACCCTGGCCGCCATCCCGGCCGAGAACTCCACCGACCTCAAGGCCAGCTACCAGCCGCTGATCAAGCTGCTGGAGAAGGAGACCGGCGCCAAAGTCGAGTTCGTGCAGGCCTCCGACTATGCCGGGGTGGTCGAGGGCATCATCGCCGACAACGTCGACCTCGCCTTCTTCGGGCCGTTCGCCTACGTCGTCGCCGGAGTCAACGGCGCCAAGGTCACACCGGTCGGCGCAGTCATCCAGGAGCAGGGCGCCAAGCCCGGCTACCAGTCGTACGGCCTGGCCCGCGCGAACGAGGCGAACGTCAACGGCCTCAAGGACTTTGCCGGCAAGAAGGTCTGCTTCGTAGACCCGAGCTCGACCTCGGGATTTCTCTATCCCACCGCCGGATTGATCGAGGCCGGGGTGGTCAAATCCGGTTCTGAAGGCGACATCTCCGCGGCGATGTCACCGATCTACGCCGGCGGGCACGATTCCTCGGCCCTGGCGATCGCCAACGGTGACTGCGACGCCGGTTTCGCATTCGACACCATGGTCGACAAGACCATGATCGCCAAGGGCGACCTCAAACCCGGTCAGCTCAAGACGGTGTGGAAGTCGGAGATGATCGCCGGCTCGGTGTTCGCCGCCAACGACTCGCTGGGCGGCGAAGCCATCGGCAAGCTCAAGACCCTCTTCGCCGACAAGGTCAACGTGCCCAACCTTGAGGCCGAGGGCTTCTGCCAAGGTGACGCCTGCCGGACCACCGACGAGCGGGCCTGGGGATTCGTCCCGGTCGAGGACTCGGACTACAGCGGTGTGCGCCACGTCTGCGATGTCACCGGCTCCGAGAAGTGCAAGGGCTGA